A window of the Candidatus Paraluminiphilus aquimaris genome harbors these coding sequences:
- the ligA gene encoding NAD-dependent DNA ligase LigA, whose amino-acid sequence MRAIEQEIRELVTKLDAWSLAYHRDDNPIASDAEYDRALRLLRELEAENPHLLSPTSPTQRVGDKPLSEFQSVVHKMPMLSLDNAFSGEDLKAFEERNAAKLNLSKLAFCCEPKLDGVALSLVYEKGILVRAASRGDGSVGEDITHNARTIATVPLQLSINQPPPVLEVRGEVVIPRAEFAKMNERLIERGESVFQNPRNAAAGSLRQLDPRITAKRPLVFMAYSVGYSEEAQLPESHRETLNYLNELGFKTSDLIELAEGWEAAEAYVARILERRDAIGVDIDGVVVKIDSYDQQNAVGFVARAPRWAIARKFPAQEEVTRLIDVDFQVGRTGAVTPVARLEPVFVGGVTVSNATLHNADEIARLDVRVGDEVIVRRAGDVIPQIVRALADRRSEPLPKIMYPIHCPDCHSVLTRDLDEAAVRCENASGCPAQQKAALEHFVSRKAMDIDGVGEKLLHQLFDAGLIKNAADLYSLDLDTLANLERMGAKSAKKALSAIDTSKKTELPRFIYALGIREVGEATARNLSTYFGSLELLSKASRDALEAVDDVGPVVAARIHHFFNYEPNTVLVERLLDAGLHWESASNDATGDGILSDQTWVVTGKLESMSRDEAGSLIRRHGGQTAGSVSKKTDVLLAGPGAGSKLSKAQSLGITIIDEAGFLALIGEVPL is encoded by the coding sequence ATGCGGGCGATAGAGCAAGAAATTAGAGAACTTGTCACCAAGCTCGACGCATGGTCACTTGCTTATCATCGCGACGACAACCCCATTGCTAGCGACGCCGAATACGATAGAGCGCTGCGCTTACTACGTGAGCTCGAAGCCGAAAATCCGCATTTATTGTCGCCAACATCACCGACACAACGAGTGGGCGATAAGCCGCTGAGCGAGTTTCAGAGCGTTGTGCACAAGATGCCCATGTTGAGTCTTGATAACGCCTTTAGTGGCGAAGACTTGAAGGCCTTCGAGGAACGTAACGCGGCCAAGTTGAACCTGTCAAAACTGGCGTTTTGTTGTGAGCCCAAGCTCGATGGGGTGGCACTGAGTTTGGTTTACGAAAAGGGCATCCTTGTGCGCGCGGCAAGTCGTGGAGACGGTAGCGTGGGTGAAGACATTACCCACAACGCGCGCACTATCGCCACGGTGCCGTTGCAATTATCAATAAATCAGCCGCCGCCTGTACTGGAAGTTCGTGGTGAAGTTGTGATCCCTCGCGCCGAATTTGCCAAGATGAACGAGCGTTTAATTGAGCGCGGTGAGTCTGTTTTTCAAAATCCCAGAAACGCAGCGGCGGGCAGTTTGCGTCAACTTGACCCCCGAATTACGGCAAAACGTCCGCTTGTTTTTATGGCGTACTCGGTGGGTTACTCAGAAGAGGCCCAGTTGCCCGAGTCGCATAGAGAGACACTCAATTACCTTAACGAGCTGGGTTTTAAAACGTCCGATCTTATCGAGCTCGCCGAGGGTTGGGAGGCCGCGGAGGCATACGTTGCCCGTATTCTCGAGCGCCGGGATGCTATTGGTGTAGATATCGATGGGGTGGTGGTCAAAATTGATAGCTATGACCAGCAGAACGCGGTCGGTTTTGTTGCGCGTGCGCCTCGATGGGCGATCGCTCGAAAGTTTCCGGCACAGGAAGAGGTAACGCGATTAATCGATGTTGACTTTCAAGTTGGACGGACAGGGGCGGTAACACCCGTTGCACGGCTCGAGCCTGTCTTCGTTGGCGGCGTAACGGTCAGTAACGCGACATTACATAACGCAGACGAAATTGCCCGACTCGACGTGCGGGTGGGAGATGAGGTGATTGTGAGGCGTGCTGGGGATGTTATCCCTCAGATTGTCAGGGCGCTTGCTGATCGTCGCAGCGAGCCTTTGCCTAAAATTATGTATCCGATACATTGCCCCGATTGCCATTCAGTACTTACGCGCGATCTGGACGAGGCCGCTGTTCGCTGTGAAAACGCATCGGGTTGTCCTGCTCAGCAAAAAGCAGCCCTGGAGCACTTCGTATCAAGAAAAGCCATGGACATCGATGGCGTCGGTGAAAAGTTGCTACATCAACTCTTTGATGCGGGGCTGATAAAAAATGCAGCTGATTTGTACAGTCTTGACCTCGATACTCTGGCTAACCTTGAGCGAATGGGTGCGAAGTCGGCCAAAAAAGCGTTGAGTGCCATCGACACGAGTAAGAAGACGGAATTACCAAGATTTATTTATGCCCTGGGAATTCGCGAGGTGGGCGAGGCGACTGCCCGGAATTTATCAACGTATTTTGGCAGCTTGGAGTTGTTAAGTAAGGCTTCTCGAGACGCTTTAGAAGCGGTGGACGACGTGGGACCTGTCGTAGCGGCACGCATCCACCATTTTTTTAACTATGAGCCAAATACGGTGTTAGTGGAACGTCTTTTAGATGCCGGTTTGCACTGGGAATCGGCGAGTAACGATGCCACCGGCGATGGCATTCTCAGCGATCAAACGTGGGTCGTAACGGGCAAGCTGGAGTCGATGTCCAGAGATGAGGCGGGGAGCCTTATTCGTCGTCACGGGGGACAAACGGCTGGATCAGTCAGCAAGAAGACAGATGTCTTACTCGCCGGTCCTGGCGCAGGTTCAAAGCTCAGCAAAGCACAATCGCTGGGAATTACCATCATTGATGAAGCCGGTTTCTTAGCACTTATTGGGGAGGTGCCGTTGTGA
- the zipA gene encoding cell division protein ZipA, with translation MSGVLSALTTETVLALILVLVLCVALIVSARRRRRQGYKMNARVVRDDAPVPDPHDRSARELPNGGARVVGRQDPTFGTFDESATGMATPEFDDEAVFVPSRVFDDRIDEADTTALDDVDEKPGTVDWLDEIEAVPVGGQTAKLPRHEDAQVYSLNVVARAEQGFSGDDVLRTLLGCGLRFGDMDFFHLSEIDGGAPTIQFSVANMMQPGVFDLDDMEVLSTKGLMFFVTLPGPADMTRAFDLMLQTAQTVAENLGGDVLDETRSVLTKQYVERARQAIREFEAKCKIEPR, from the coding sequence ATGTCAGGGGTACTCTCTGCCTTAACTACTGAGACGGTATTAGCACTGATACTTGTGTTGGTGCTGTGTGTGGCACTGATTGTTAGTGCGCGTCGGCGGCGTCGACAAGGCTACAAAATGAATGCGCGTGTCGTGCGTGATGACGCACCCGTGCCCGACCCTCATGACCGGTCTGCAAGAGAGCTCCCAAATGGGGGGGCGCGTGTTGTCGGCAGACAAGATCCTACTTTTGGGACCTTCGATGAGTCCGCGACCGGCATGGCTACTCCGGAGTTCGACGACGAGGCAGTATTCGTCCCCAGCCGCGTCTTCGACGACCGCATAGACGAGGCCGATACCACTGCCCTTGATGACGTAGATGAAAAGCCCGGTACAGTGGATTGGCTCGATGAGATTGAAGCGGTTCCGGTAGGCGGTCAAACAGCCAAGCTTCCCAGGCATGAAGATGCGCAGGTCTACTCCCTTAACGTGGTTGCGCGAGCTGAACAAGGCTTCTCCGGAGACGATGTACTTCGAACATTGCTTGGCTGTGGTTTGCGGTTCGGCGATATGGATTTCTTTCATCTTTCTGAGATTGATGGGGGTGCGCCAACGATCCAGTTCAGCGTGGCGAATATGATGCAGCCCGGTGTCTTTGATCTTGACGACATGGAGGTGCTGTCGACCAAAGGCCTGATGTTTTTCGTAACGCTTCCAGGGCCTGCTGACATGACACGCGCTTTTGACTTGATGTTGCAGACAGCGCAAACGGTTGCGGAAAACCTGGGTGGCGACGTATTGGATGAGACCCGCAGCGTGCTGACAAAACAATATGTAGAGCGCGCGCGCCAAGCAATTAGAGAATTTGAAGCCAAGTGTAAAATAGAGCCTCGTTAA